From the genome of Spinacia oleracea cultivar Varoflay chromosome 2, BTI_SOV_V1, whole genome shotgun sequence, one region includes:
- the LOC110792058 gene encoding oxysterol-binding protein-related protein 4C isoform X2 — translation MVQELKNEKKRDVILTNPVSLDGDSNNDYKPPNVLQMVFSLLNNVRPGADLTRFQLPPLFNLPKSHLQCYGESVYCVNKDMLSKCANGETADDRMIAVVAWSISTVRPLMFGVAPYNPILGETHHASRGTLNVLLEQVSHHPPVSALHATDETNGIELIWCQHAVPKFQGTTVETVVHGKRKLNLVQKGESYVMNSPKLLIRLLPKLGVDWVGNVRIKCQETGLEAELSFKTASFMGFGGGNRSIKGKIMHSSKTLYEIHGQWDRIVKIKDVIDGKTKVLYNAKDVISKLPSSTLRDPKGVWQSESAAVWAEVSKGIISKEWDKAREAKRAVEEKERELHKQRKSIGEIWVPKHFDLCYTLEDGWDCIPKQNTIPPAPISFPI, via the exons GTCCAAGAGTTGAAGAATGAGAAGAAGAGGGATGTCATTTTAACAAATCCAGTCTCTCTAGATGGGGATTCCAACAATGATTACAAGCCCCCTAATGTTCTTCAAATGGTGTTTAGTCTCCTCAACAATGTTCGACCAGGAGCTGATCTTACTCGTTTTCAG CTACCTCCATTGTTTAACTTGCCAAAATCACACCTACAATGTTATGGAGAATCAGTATATTGTGTGAACAAGGACATGCTAAGCAAGTGTGCCAATGGAGAGACTGCCGATGATCGGATGATCGCCGTTGTTGCTTGGAGCATATCAACCGTTCGTCCGTTGATGTTTGGGGTTGCCCCGTACAACCCCATTCTTGGTGAGACTCATCATGCTTCTAGAGGCACCCTCAATGTCTTACTTGAACAA GTTTCTCATCACCCACCAGTATCAGCACTGCATGCAACTGATGAGACCAACGGTATCGAACTCATTTGGTGCCAACATGCTGTCCCCAAGTTTCAGG GAACAACTGTTGAAACTGTGGTGCATGGGAAAAGGAAGCTAAATCTTGTACAGAAAGGAGAAAGTTATGTGATGAACTCTCCAAAATTATTGATAAGATTATTGCCAAAGCTTGGTGTTGATTGGGTTGGAAATGTGAGAATTAAATGCCAAGAAACAGGTCTTGAAGCTGAATTATCCTTCAAAACTGCTTCTTTTATGGGATTTGGAGGTGGCAACAGATCTATTAAAGGAAAGATCATGCACTCATCTAAGACTTTATATGAAATTCATGGCCAATGGGACAG GATTGTCAAAATAAAGGATGTTATCGATGGGAAGACTAAAGTTCTATACAATGCCAAAGATGTTATATCTAAACTTCCTTCCTCGACTTTAAGGGATCCAAAG GGAGTGTGGCAAAGTGAATCAGCAGCAGTATGGGCAGAAGTGAGCAAAGGAATAATAAGCAAAGAGTGGGATAAAGCAAGAGAGGCAAAGAGAGCGgtggaggaaaaagaaagagagctCCATAAACAAAGGAAATCCATTGGAGAAATTTGGGTTCCAaagcattttgatttgtgttacACCTTGGAAGATGGCTGGGATTGCATACCTAAACAAAACACCATTCCACCTGCTCCTATTAGTTTCCCTATTTGA
- the LOC110792058 gene encoding oxysterol-binding protein-related protein 4C isoform X1: protein MQVQELKNEKKRDVILTNPVSLDGDSNNDYKPPNVLQMVFSLLNNVRPGADLTRFQLPPLFNLPKSHLQCYGESVYCVNKDMLSKCANGETADDRMIAVVAWSISTVRPLMFGVAPYNPILGETHHASRGTLNVLLEQVSHHPPVSALHATDETNGIELIWCQHAVPKFQGTTVETVVHGKRKLNLVQKGESYVMNSPKLLIRLLPKLGVDWVGNVRIKCQETGLEAELSFKTASFMGFGGGNRSIKGKIMHSSKTLYEIHGQWDRIVKIKDVIDGKTKVLYNAKDVISKLPSSTLRDPKGVWQSESAAVWAEVSKGIISKEWDKAREAKRAVEEKERELHKQRKSIGEIWVPKHFDLCYTLEDGWDCIPKQNTIPPAPISFPI, encoded by the exons ATGCAGGTCCAAGAGTTGAAGAATGAGAAGAAGAGGGATGTCATTTTAACAAATCCAGTCTCTCTAGATGGGGATTCCAACAATGATTACAAGCCCCCTAATGTTCTTCAAATGGTGTTTAGTCTCCTCAACAATGTTCGACCAGGAGCTGATCTTACTCGTTTTCAG CTACCTCCATTGTTTAACTTGCCAAAATCACACCTACAATGTTATGGAGAATCAGTATATTGTGTGAACAAGGACATGCTAAGCAAGTGTGCCAATGGAGAGACTGCCGATGATCGGATGATCGCCGTTGTTGCTTGGAGCATATCAACCGTTCGTCCGTTGATGTTTGGGGTTGCCCCGTACAACCCCATTCTTGGTGAGACTCATCATGCTTCTAGAGGCACCCTCAATGTCTTACTTGAACAA GTTTCTCATCACCCACCAGTATCAGCACTGCATGCAACTGATGAGACCAACGGTATCGAACTCATTTGGTGCCAACATGCTGTCCCCAAGTTTCAGG GAACAACTGTTGAAACTGTGGTGCATGGGAAAAGGAAGCTAAATCTTGTACAGAAAGGAGAAAGTTATGTGATGAACTCTCCAAAATTATTGATAAGATTATTGCCAAAGCTTGGTGTTGATTGGGTTGGAAATGTGAGAATTAAATGCCAAGAAACAGGTCTTGAAGCTGAATTATCCTTCAAAACTGCTTCTTTTATGGGATTTGGAGGTGGCAACAGATCTATTAAAGGAAAGATCATGCACTCATCTAAGACTTTATATGAAATTCATGGCCAATGGGACAG GATTGTCAAAATAAAGGATGTTATCGATGGGAAGACTAAAGTTCTATACAATGCCAAAGATGTTATATCTAAACTTCCTTCCTCGACTTTAAGGGATCCAAAG GGAGTGTGGCAAAGTGAATCAGCAGCAGTATGGGCAGAAGTGAGCAAAGGAATAATAAGCAAAGAGTGGGATAAAGCAAGAGAGGCAAAGAGAGCGgtggaggaaaaagaaagagagctCCATAAACAAAGGAAATCCATTGGAGAAATTTGGGTTCCAaagcattttgatttgtgttacACCTTGGAAGATGGCTGGGATTGCATACCTAAACAAAACACCATTCCACCTGCTCCTATTAGTTTCCCTATTTGA